The Aureitalea marina genome includes a window with the following:
- a CDS encoding class I SAM-dependent methyltransferase, whose protein sequence is MLTSQKKSEYRSELFAHLDGIVVAPVAYALHERKVFDTLIQEQEIVLSDLTRSFGCNEGYLNVGLRMMASQGWLDYHLDNEQNIVRLRKNDRSSLAFEFMGRYKEVVDFMKNSEAFHPRHVEREQYSELNRIFQKYIDGHYDAVSKDSNRIEIEEQIKKHIEGVLIGPITVLLGMEGMFHKYFMEASFRADEFHEDPISFSKILDFLTFLGWFEKRNEHYRFTDKGLFFARRSSAYGVTVSYIPTFRRVDELIFGNANIFKRSIPGSPEIHVDREMNVWGSGGAHSAYFKKLDEVVMALFNKPIHEQPKGILDMGCGNGAFLIHLFEVIEQRTLRGQMLEEHPLFLVGVDYNRAALKVTRANLVKADIWAKVIWGDIADPAQLESDIQASYDIDLSDLLNVRTFLDHNRPWSDPKAKRVEKSTSTGAFAYAGERLSNADVEQNLKEHFQNWVPYIGKFGLLMIELHTIPSEITAANLGKTAATAYDATHGFSDQYILELDVFNRIIAELGLKAHPNYFSKYPNNELATVSINYLTLEN, encoded by the coding sequence ATGCTGACCAGCCAAAAGAAGTCCGAATACCGCTCCGAGCTATTCGCGCATTTAGACGGGATCGTTGTTGCTCCCGTAGCCTACGCTTTACATGAGCGAAAGGTCTTTGATACTCTTATCCAAGAGCAGGAAATTGTTCTAAGCGATCTGACCCGATCGTTCGGATGCAATGAGGGATACCTCAATGTAGGGCTGCGTATGATGGCCTCTCAGGGTTGGCTGGATTATCACCTGGACAACGAGCAGAATATCGTTAGGTTGCGGAAAAATGATAGGAGTTCACTGGCGTTTGAGTTTATGGGTCGCTATAAGGAGGTGGTGGATTTCATGAAGAATTCCGAGGCCTTTCACCCCCGTCATGTAGAGCGGGAACAATACAGCGAACTAAATCGCATCTTCCAGAAATACATAGATGGTCATTACGATGCCGTTTCCAAAGACAGCAATCGGATCGAAATCGAAGAGCAGATCAAAAAACACATAGAAGGGGTTTTGATCGGTCCAATCACCGTTTTACTGGGGATGGAAGGTATGTTTCACAAATACTTCATGGAGGCCTCCTTCCGGGCAGACGAATTTCACGAAGACCCCATCAGCTTCTCTAAGATCTTAGATTTCCTGACTTTTTTAGGTTGGTTTGAGAAACGCAATGAACATTACCGATTTACTGACAAGGGGCTCTTCTTTGCGAGAAGATCGTCTGCTTACGGAGTCACAGTCTCCTACATCCCTACATTCCGTCGCGTGGATGAGTTGATCTTTGGCAACGCCAATATTTTCAAGCGATCCATCCCAGGCAGCCCCGAAATACACGTGGATAGAGAGATGAATGTATGGGGCAGCGGAGGAGCTCACTCGGCTTACTTCAAAAAACTGGATGAAGTGGTCATGGCCTTGTTCAATAAGCCTATCCATGAACAACCCAAGGGAATACTGGACATGGGATGTGGGAATGGAGCCTTCCTCATCCACCTCTTTGAGGTCATCGAACAACGGACGCTAAGAGGTCAGATGCTAGAAGAACATCCACTTTTCCTGGTCGGTGTAGATTACAACCGGGCTGCTTTGAAGGTAACCAGGGCCAATCTGGTTAAGGCCGACATCTGGGCCAAGGTGATCTGGGGAGACATTGCAGATCCTGCCCAGTTGGAAAGTGACATCCAGGCCAGTTACGACATTGATCTAAGCGACCTGCTCAACGTAAGGACATTTCTGGATCACAACAGACCCTGGAGTGATCCCAAGGCCAAAAGAGTTGAAAAAAGCACCTCAACCGGAGCTTTTGCTTATGCCGGTGAACGATTGTCCAACGCAGATGTGGAACAAAATCTCAAAGAACATTTCCAGAACTGGGTGCCATATATTGGGAAATTTGGTCTTTTGATGATCGAACTGCACACGATTCCATCCGAGATTACCGCGGCAAATCTGGGAAAAACGGCTGCTACGGCCTATGATGCTACCCATGGATTCAGTGACCAATACATTCTGGAGTTGGATGTCTTTAACCGCATCATCGCGGAACTTGGTTTAAAAGCCCATCCAAATTACTTTTCAAAATATCCGAATAACGAATTAGCAACAGTGAGTATTAATTACTTAACCCTAGAGAACTGA
- a CDS encoding VOC family protein, whose protein sequence is MQPISPFHLAIPVDDIPTNRSFYREVIGCEEGRSSDHWVDFNFFGHQLVIHYKDPEPGAELHTNPVDGKAVPVPHFGVVLSMEQFEALSNRLKEQEIEFIIEPYIRFQGEVGEQATMFFSDPAGNALEFKAFKNIDQLFAK, encoded by the coding sequence ATGCAACCTATCTCACCCTTTCATTTGGCCATACCAGTAGACGATATACCCACTAACCGATCCTTTTATCGAGAGGTAATTGGTTGTGAGGAAGGTCGCAGTAGTGATCACTGGGTCGATTTCAACTTTTTTGGTCATCAATTGGTCATTCACTACAAAGACCCGGAACCAGGGGCCGAATTACATACCAACCCGGTAGACGGAAAAGCCGTCCCTGTCCCTCACTTCGGTGTGGTCCTTAGCATGGAACAATTTGAGGCTTTGAGTAACCGATTGAAAGAGCAAGAGATCGAATTCATCATAGAACCCTACATCCGTTTTCAGGGTGAGGTTGGCGAACAGGCAACCATGTTCTTTTCTGATCCTGCCGGAAATGCCTTGGAGTTCAAAGCTTTCAAGAATATCGATCAGTTATTCGCCAAATAG
- a CDS encoding AI-2E family transporter, giving the protein MNRPNQIPVGIIQQLLVLLLIAIFGGLIFWELLPYLSGVLGAITLYVLMRGPMVRLVKRGWGRNFTATILCILSFFVILLPLSGVFAMLGSKVAKAVQNSERVISIFQKNLNEVETYLGIPLGSDLDIGAITSWLTSNLQSVAGGTFNAILAVGLMYFILFYLLTERAFRRSPIFSSLPFSKENMELISEEIQAMVKSNAIGIPLVAIIQGIFALIGFLIFGTDEPFFWAVIVTIGSTIPYVGTAIGIVPVFIISLSAGDNFAAWGVLIYGIVVVGTSDNLVRLYLLKKLDDVHPLITLVGIVVGVPLFGFIGLIFGPLMISLFLLLLKIYHKEYGQNEPIKEEVKVSEIQDASEDLTDPSD; this is encoded by the coding sequence ATGAATCGACCAAATCAAATTCCTGTTGGGATCATTCAACAGCTGTTAGTCCTTTTGCTTATTGCCATTTTTGGCGGCTTGATATTCTGGGAGTTGTTACCCTATCTTTCCGGAGTTCTGGGAGCGATCACCTTGTATGTTCTCATGCGAGGGCCAATGGTACGGTTAGTTAAGCGAGGTTGGGGAAGAAATTTTACGGCCACCATATTATGTATTCTTTCATTCTTTGTAATCCTATTACCACTTTCCGGAGTCTTTGCCATGCTTGGCAGTAAGGTGGCTAAAGCTGTACAGAATTCGGAACGGGTTATCAGTATTTTCCAAAAGAACTTAAACGAGGTCGAGACCTATTTGGGTATTCCTTTGGGGTCTGATCTGGATATTGGTGCTATTACCAGTTGGTTGACCTCTAATTTGCAGAGTGTTGCTGGGGGAACCTTCAATGCCATTCTTGCCGTTGGTTTGATGTATTTCATATTGTTCTACCTGCTTACGGAACGAGCCTTCAGAAGATCACCCATTTTCAGCAGCCTGCCGTTCAGCAAGGAAAATATGGAATTGATCAGTGAGGAAATTCAAGCCATGGTAAAATCCAATGCCATCGGCATACCGTTAGTGGCTATTATTCAAGGGATCTTTGCTTTGATTGGATTCCTGATCTTTGGTACAGACGAGCCGTTTTTCTGGGCGGTCATTGTGACAATAGGATCCACCATTCCTTATGTGGGTACGGCAATTGGCATAGTACCCGTGTTTATCATTTCGTTATCTGCTGGGGATAATTTCGCGGCTTGGGGCGTACTGATCTACGGTATAGTCGTGGTTGGTACTTCAGATAATCTGGTCCGTTTGTACCTACTGAAGAAATTGGATGATGTCCATCCGCTGATCACCCTGGTCGGGATCGTAGTCGGTGTACCTTTGTTTGGATTTATCGGGCTAATCTTCGGTCCCCTGATGATCAGTCTTTTCCTGCTGCTGCTTAAGATCTATCACAAGGAGTATGGCCAGAATGAACCGATTAAAGAGGAAGTGAAAGTTTCTGAGATCCAGGATGCGTCGGAGGATTTGACCGATCCCTCAGATTAG
- the folD gene encoding bifunctional methylenetetrahydrofolate dehydrogenase/methenyltetrahydrofolate cyclohydrolase FolD, translating into MVILDGKKLSNDIKNEITEVVSGMKDRGEKVPHLAAVLVGNDGASLTYVGSKVRACERIGFESTLIHLPETTTEEELLKQVRELNANDDIDGYIVQLPLPKQIDAQKVLMAVDPDKDVDGFHPTNFGKMSLEMETFVPATPAGIMEMLKRYKVDTQGKHVVVIGRSNIVGRPMSILLSKKGNPGNATVTLTHSRTQNLEEFTRSADIIVTALGVPEFLKASMIKDGAVIIDVGITRVVDEEATRGYVLKGDVDYDAVKEKASFITPVPGGVGPMTIAMLLSNTLLARKRRS; encoded by the coding sequence ATGGTAATACTGGATGGAAAAAAACTGAGCAACGATATCAAGAACGAGATCACCGAAGTGGTCTCGGGAATGAAGGATAGGGGCGAAAAGGTCCCACATTTAGCGGCCGTTCTGGTTGGTAATGATGGAGCCAGTTTAACCTATGTAGGAAGTAAGGTGCGCGCTTGTGAGCGCATTGGGTTCGAATCGACCCTCATTCATCTGCCAGAGACCACTACCGAAGAAGAATTGCTGAAACAAGTTCGCGAACTCAATGCCAACGACGACATTGATGGTTACATTGTTCAGTTGCCTTTGCCAAAACAAATTGATGCTCAAAAGGTGTTAATGGCTGTTGATCCGGATAAGGATGTGGATGGTTTTCATCCGACCAACTTTGGGAAGATGTCTCTGGAGATGGAGACCTTTGTGCCTGCAACACCGGCAGGTATCATGGAAATGCTGAAGCGATATAAAGTGGATACACAGGGTAAACACGTTGTGGTTATCGGACGAAGTAATATTGTGGGCCGGCCCATGAGCATACTTTTGAGCAAGAAGGGAAATCCCGGTAATGCGACCGTTACCCTTACCCATAGCCGGACACAGAACCTGGAAGAATTCACCCGTTCTGCAGACATAATCGTGACCGCTTTGGGAGTTCCGGAATTCCTGAAGGCGAGTATGATTAAAGATGGTGCCGTGATAATCGATGTGGGTATTACCCGTGTTGTGGATGAAGAAGCTACCCGTGGCTACGTATTGAAAGGTGATGTAGATTATGATGCCGTCAAAGAGAAAGCCTCCTTTATCACACCGGTACCTGGCGGTGTAGGTCCCATGACCATCGCCATGTTGCTCAGCAATACCTTATTGGCCAGGAAGCGACGATCCTAA
- the ffh gene encoding signal recognition particle protein — MFDNLSDKLDKALHVLKGHGSITEVNVAETLKEVRRALLDADVNFKIAKDFTNRVKEKALGQNVLTSLKPSQLMVKIVKDELTELMGGDAAGINLSASPSVILMSGLQGSGKTTFSGKLANYLKSKKSKKPLLVACDVYRPAAINQLHVVGEQIGVEVYSEEGNMDPVVIATNAIAHAKQNGHNVVIVDTAGRLAVDEEMMTEIANIHSAIQPQETLFVVDSMTGQDAVNTAKAFNDRLNFDGVILTKLDGDTRGGAAISIKSVVNKPIKFIGTGEKMDAIDVFYPERMADRILGMGDVVSLVERAQEQFDEEEARKLQKKIAKNQFGFDDFLKQIQQVKKMGNMKDLIGMIPGAGKAMKDVDIDDDAFKHVEAIIHSMTPEERTSPTLINGSRKKRIAKGSGTSVQQVNQLLKQFDQMAKMMKMMQGGGGRKMMQMMNKMR, encoded by the coding sequence ATGTTCGATAATTTAAGTGATAAGTTAGATAAGGCCTTACATGTTTTAAAAGGTCACGGAAGCATTACCGAGGTCAATGTAGCCGAAACCTTGAAAGAGGTTAGACGGGCATTGCTAGATGCTGATGTCAACTTTAAAATAGCCAAGGATTTCACCAATCGGGTGAAGGAAAAGGCACTGGGACAAAACGTACTGACTTCCCTGAAACCGAGTCAATTGATGGTCAAGATCGTCAAGGACGAGCTGACCGAGTTGATGGGAGGAGATGCAGCAGGAATAAATCTGAGTGCTAGCCCTTCAGTGATACTGATGTCGGGTCTGCAGGGTAGTGGTAAGACCACCTTTTCGGGTAAACTGGCCAACTATCTGAAATCCAAGAAATCCAAAAAGCCGCTATTAGTTGCTTGTGATGTCTATCGTCCTGCCGCCATTAATCAGTTGCATGTGGTTGGAGAACAGATCGGGGTAGAAGTTTACAGCGAAGAGGGTAATATGGATCCGGTTGTAATTGCCACCAATGCCATTGCCCATGCTAAGCAAAACGGTCACAATGTGGTCATCGTGGATACTGCCGGACGTTTGGCTGTGGATGAAGAAATGATGACGGAGATCGCTAACATCCACTCTGCCATTCAGCCACAGGAGACCTTATTCGTAGTCGATTCCATGACGGGTCAGGATGCGGTCAATACAGCAAAGGCATTTAACGATCGCCTCAATTTCGATGGTGTAATTCTTACCAAACTTGACGGTGATACCCGTGGTGGTGCCGCCATTTCGATCAAGAGTGTGGTTAACAAACCCATTAAATTCATCGGTACAGGTGAAAAAATGGATGCTATCGATGTCTTCTATCCTGAAAGGATGGCCGATCGTATCCTGGGGATGGGAGATGTTGTTTCCTTAGTAGAACGTGCCCAGGAACAGTTTGATGAGGAAGAGGCCCGTAAGCTGCAGAAGAAGATCGCCAAGAACCAATTTGGATTTGACGATTTCCTGAAGCAGATCCAACAGGTCAAGAAAATGGGGAACATGAAGGACCTGATCGGGATGATTCCCGGAGCGGGTAAAGCCATGAAAGATGTGGATATAGACGACGATGCTTTTAAGCATGTTGAAGCCATTATTCACTCCATGACCCCGGAAGAAAGGACCAGTCCAACCCTGATCAATGGGAGCCGAAAGAAGCGTATTGCCAAGGGAAGTGGAACATCGGTTCAGCAGGTCAATCAATTGTTGAAACAATTTGATCAAATGGCCAAGATGATGAAGATGATGCAGGGAGGCGGCGGCCGCAAGATGATGCAGATGATGAACAAAATGCGATAA
- a CDS encoding nuclear transport factor 2 family protein: protein MRKLIILGLVLVGAISCKEAEIRYTQDSPEINEVKGLVADYVAGNWDTFQARYSDTAKLYHNTWDEPISPGQRLGDTQALLSNFNDYSFVEDRSEYEMVITDKGETWVNFWGVWKGTMIANAKEIIIPVHITARFVDGKIVSEYGYWDNSQMMMAMQELAQQAQSEPEEPE from the coding sequence ATGAGAAAATTGATCATTTTAGGACTGGTCCTTGTTGGGGCCATCTCTTGTAAAGAAGCTGAAATTCGATATACCCAAGACTCACCAGAGATAAACGAGGTGAAAGGCCTGGTGGCCGATTATGTTGCGGGTAACTGGGACACCTTCCAGGCTCGGTACTCCGATACGGCCAAACTATATCACAACACCTGGGACGAACCTATCAGTCCGGGACAACGGCTGGGTGACACCCAGGCTTTGTTGAGCAATTTCAATGACTACAGTTTTGTCGAAGACCGTTCTGAATACGAAATGGTGATAACTGATAAAGGTGAAACTTGGGTCAATTTCTGGGGAGTCTGGAAAGGAACTATGATCGCAAACGCCAAAGAGATCATTATTCCGGTTCATATCACCGCTCGTTTTGTGGATGGTAAGATCGTCAGTGAATACGGTTATTGGGACAATTCACAGATGATGATGGCTATGCAGGAACTCGCTCAGCAAGCACAGTCTGAACCGGAGGAGCCTGAATAA
- a CDS encoding fasciclin domain-containing protein — translation MKKLFKWAFVAFLAITVVACSNDDDNNPTNPDSSDFTITNILQSNSDYTSLVAALNRAGLTGALDGVEERTLFAPTNAAFEQFLNDNGFPSLEEVPVDVLTETLLNHVVNGSAFSTDLTTGYLNSLASFGDTGFNLSLFVDLSSGIRVNGVSSVVVANADVEASNGVIHQVDAVIGIPTVVTQATANPDFSVLVEALVAGSTNGVDYVALLSGTEGSPFTVFAPTNDAFAGLLEALGLDSLDQIPVDLLQTVLNYHVIAASNVRAGDLSEGAEVTTFQGEDILITLDGGPGIIDATGIKANIIATDVQSSNGIVHAIDKVILPQEAIDVVNPTIAGLAMMNADLSILVDALGRAGLVDTLNDRNAEFTVFAPTNTAFLAFLDSLGLDSLDDVPVDVLTQVLLNHVLTGTALSTDLSTGYVSSLATFGGEDNLSMYISTADGVRINGVSSVAAADQTAANGVVHVVDAVIGLPTVVTFATADPTFETLVAALTREDQPDFAGILSTPNGTEPAPFTVFAPTNDAFGDLLAELGLGGLGDLDTATLTATLNYHVIGGANVREEDLSSGDVGTLGGNITINAAAATITDPNGRVINIVVTNVQAANGVVHVINRVILPPL, via the coding sequence ATGAAAAAACTATTTAAATGGGCATTTGTTGCCTTTTTAGCGATCACCGTTGTAGCATGTAGCAATGACGATGATAACAATCCGACCAATCCGGATTCCTCTGATTTCACAATCACGAACATTTTACAAAGTAATTCCGACTACACCTCATTGGTCGCGGCACTGAATAGAGCTGGGCTGACAGGGGCACTGGATGGGGTAGAGGAGCGAACTTTATTTGCGCCAACCAACGCAGCCTTCGAACAATTCTTGAATGATAATGGTTTCCCAAGTCTGGAGGAAGTGCCAGTTGATGTTTTGACAGAGACATTACTTAACCACGTAGTGAACGGCTCTGCATTTTCTACAGACCTTACAACTGGATATTTGAACTCCCTAGCCTCATTCGGAGATACTGGATTTAACCTAAGCCTGTTTGTCGACCTAAGCTCTGGCATACGAGTTAACGGAGTATCTTCTGTCGTAGTCGCCAATGCTGATGTAGAGGCAAGTAATGGTGTAATCCACCAGGTGGATGCCGTTATCGGTATACCTACAGTTGTTACTCAGGCTACTGCAAATCCAGATTTTTCTGTTTTAGTTGAAGCCTTAGTCGCTGGTTCTACGAACGGTGTAGACTATGTTGCTCTGTTATCGGGAACTGAAGGCTCTCCCTTTACTGTATTTGCCCCAACAAACGATGCTTTTGCTGGTTTGCTAGAAGCTCTTGGCCTGGATTCCCTGGACCAGATCCCAGTAGACCTATTGCAAACGGTCTTAAATTATCACGTAATTGCCGCTTCCAATGTCCGCGCAGGAGACCTGTCTGAAGGGGCAGAGGTAACTACTTTCCAAGGAGAAGACATCCTGATCACATTGGATGGAGGTCCTGGTATCATTGATGCTACTGGAATTAAAGCTAACATCATTGCAACTGACGTTCAGTCTTCAAATGGTATTGTTCACGCAATAGATAAAGTGATCTTGCCACAAGAGGCGATCGATGTTGTGAACCCAACAATTGCTGGCTTGGCCATGATGAACGCAGACCTTTCGATTTTGGTTGATGCCCTGGGACGTGCCGGTTTGGTTGATACGCTAAATGACCGAAATGCAGAATTCACTGTTTTCGCTCCGACCAATACTGCTTTCCTGGCCTTTTTGGACAGCCTAGGATTAGATAGCTTGGACGATGTTCCAGTCGATGTATTGACGCAAGTACTTCTGAACCATGTTCTTACCGGAACAGCTCTTTCAACTGATCTTTCTACTGGCTATGTGAGCAGCTTGGCTACATTCGGAGGAGAAGATAACCTGAGCATGTATATCAGTACTGCAGATGGTGTTCGCATCAATGGAGTTTCTTCTGTTGCAGCTGCGGACCAAACTGCGGCCAACGGAGTAGTACACGTTGTCGATGCTGTTATCGGTCTTCCAACGGTAGTTACATTCGCCACTGCGGATCCAACTTTTGAGACCCTTGTTGCTGCGCTGACGAGAGAAGATCAACCTGATTTTGCTGGGATACTGAGTACGCCAAACGGAACAGAGCCTGCACCCTTTACTGTATTTGCCCCAACCAACGATGCCTTTGGCGATCTGTTGGCCGAGCTAGGACTAGGTGGTCTAGGTGACCTGGATACTGCCACGCTGACCGCGACACTCAACTACCACGTCATTGGTGGAGCCAATGTACGTGAGGAGGACTTGTCTAGTGGAGATGTAGGTACCCTGGGAGGAAATATCACCATCAATGCAGCTGCAGCTACTATCACTGATCCAAACGGACGTGTGATCAATATCGTAGTGACAAACGTTCAAGCAGCTAACGGAGTTGTGCACGTGATCAACCGAGTGATCCTTCCTCCGCTGTAA
- a CDS encoding RNA polymerase sigma factor codes for MEKKLFENVCQEQIYSQLYQRLAKDLHDFIYFKYGNQVNPEDKVHEAFMKLWQNCDSVPPEKAKSYLFTVANNLVLNELKHNKVVYKFKQIPKRSETNKTPHTELVEEEYLERFQEALNKLPEGQRIAFLLNRVEGKKHQEIADMLDISRKAVEKRIYTALDKILKELGEILE; via the coding sequence ATGGAAAAAAAGTTGTTTGAAAATGTATGTCAGGAACAGATCTACAGTCAATTGTATCAACGACTTGCAAAAGATCTGCACGACTTCATTTATTTTAAATACGGCAACCAGGTCAATCCCGAGGACAAGGTTCATGAAGCCTTCATGAAGCTATGGCAGAACTGTGACAGTGTACCTCCGGAAAAGGCCAAGTCCTATTTGTTTACCGTAGCCAATAACCTGGTGCTAAACGAACTCAAACACAATAAGGTGGTCTACAAGTTCAAGCAAATCCCCAAACGCAGCGAAACCAACAAAACCCCTCATACTGAACTGGTGGAGGAAGAATATTTAGAACGATTCCAAGAGGCACTGAACAAGCTTCCCGAAGGACAAAGAATAGCATTTTTGTTGAACCGTGTCGAAGGCAAAAAACATCAGGAAATAGCGGACATGCTGGACATATCTCGGAAAGCGGTCGAAAAGCGCATCTATACAGCCTTAGACAAAATATTGAAGGAATTGGGAGAAATTCTGGAATAA
- a CDS encoding FecR family protein: MKKKDLISKWLDHELTADELKAFEASNAFGSLSRIDQAAELVQKPELDVALSYQKLKAKRDQVREKSLWNWRRAVVSVAAVAVIALGLFWVVSNNSGMVQVMTAMGEKTELTLPDSSEVVLNAGSSLEYDQNWDDVRAVRLNGEALFEVEEGKTFTVETSVGTIQVLGTRFNVKNRDNWFEVTCFDGLVEVKFGASNYKLSAGNSFRLVNGQPHWEETSMTNPAWVANKSIFKSVPLSSVLSELERQYAIEIEATEIDKSVIFTGSFTHEDLETALRAISIPLSLTFEVKENSVTLK, encoded by the coding sequence ATGAAAAAGAAAGATTTAATTTCCAAATGGTTAGACCATGAGCTAACCGCTGACGAGCTCAAGGCGTTTGAAGCATCAAACGCCTTTGGTTCGTTGTCAAGGATAGATCAGGCTGCTGAATTAGTTCAGAAACCTGAACTGGATGTGGCGCTTTCTTACCAAAAGCTTAAAGCAAAGCGGGATCAGGTCCGTGAGAAAAGTCTCTGGAACTGGCGTCGTGCTGTTGTTAGCGTTGCTGCAGTTGCAGTGATTGCCCTTGGGCTTTTTTGGGTTGTATCCAATAACTCCGGAATGGTCCAGGTGATGACGGCCATGGGAGAAAAAACGGAACTTACTCTGCCAGATAGTTCTGAAGTCGTCTTAAATGCGGGATCTTCTCTGGAGTACGACCAAAACTGGGATGATGTTAGAGCTGTTCGTTTGAATGGGGAAGCCTTGTTCGAGGTCGAGGAAGGAAAAACCTTTACTGTAGAGACTTCAGTTGGAACGATCCAAGTCTTGGGAACTCGATTCAATGTAAAGAACCGCGATAATTGGTTTGAGGTCACTTGCTTTGACGGTTTAGTGGAAGTGAAGTTTGGAGCTTCCAATTATAAGCTGTCTGCCGGCAATTCCTTCAGACTGGTCAACGGGCAGCCGCATTGGGAAGAGACCTCAATGACGAATCCGGCCTGGGTTGCCAACAAATCGATCTTCAAGAGTGTACCGCTGTCTAGTGTCTTAAGCGAATTAGAGCGGCAATATGCCATTGAGATAGAGGCTACTGAAATCGATAAAAGTGTTATTTTTACGGGAAGTTTCACCCACGAGGATCTCGAAACAGCCCTTAGAGCCATAAGCATTCCGTTATCCCTGACCTTTGAGGTAAAAGAGAATTCCGTGACCTTAAAATAG